The Methylorubrum populi genome contains a region encoding:
- a CDS encoding transposase codes for MEDYRLPRARTEREALALAIGTDGFALLEALDAPAAPPEVRAVPMVGTLRDVWRVHYAREGSGPPRWRSGAELPPVGERLQSPYDPEVHYSTKRQMEWSGYKVHVTEVCDADAAHLITNVMTCPAMQPDMASTAAIHEQLAAKNLLPAEHFVDAGYVDAGLLVGSRRDHDVALEGPVRAMPRQATQAEQTYEQRHFAIDWEGERVTCPQGKTSVTWRATRDEVGAPRFQAVFSRTDCGACATRALCTASKEARRSVYFLPRPEYEALNAARDRMQDPAWKQRYRIRAGIEGTLSQGVRAFGLRRSRYIGQARTGLQQVCVAAAMNAARVVHWLAAVPRARTRTTRFAALAQAA; via the coding sequence GTGGAGGACTATCGCCTGCCCAGGGCTCGGACGGAACGCGAGGCACTCGCTCTTGCGATCGGTACGGACGGGTTTGCCCTACTCGAAGCGCTGGACGCGCCGGCGGCACCGCCTGAGGTGCGGGCCGTGCCGATGGTGGGAACGCTGCGCGATGTATGGCGAGTGCATTATGCCCGCGAGGGAAGCGGGCCGCCACGGTGGCGCAGCGGCGCCGAGTTGCCGCCGGTCGGCGAGCGACTGCAGTCTCCCTACGACCCGGAGGTCCACTACAGCACCAAGCGGCAGATGGAATGGTCGGGTTACAAGGTACACGTCACCGAAGTCTGCGATGCGGACGCGGCCCATCTGATCACAAACGTGATGACCTGTCCGGCGATGCAGCCGGACATGGCGAGCACGGCCGCGATCCACGAGCAGCTGGCGGCAAAGAACCTTCTGCCGGCCGAGCACTTCGTGGATGCCGGCTACGTCGATGCGGGACTGCTGGTCGGTAGCCGACGCGACCATGACGTCGCGTTGGAAGGGCCGGTCCGCGCCATGCCGAGGCAGGCGACGCAGGCTGAGCAGACCTATGAACAGCGCCACTTCGCAATCGACTGGGAAGGCGAGCGGGTCACCTGTCCCCAGGGCAAGACGTCAGTGACGTGGCGCGCTACCCGCGACGAGGTCGGTGCCCCGCGCTTCCAGGCGGTGTTCAGCCGGACCGATTGCGGCGCCTGCGCGACGCGAGCGCTTTGCACCGCGTCGAAGGAGGCGCGCCGCTCCGTCTACTTCCTGCCGCGCCCGGAATACGAGGCGCTGAACGCCGCTCGAGACCGGATGCAGGATCCAGCCTGGAAGCAGCGGTATCGCATCCGCGCCGGGATCGAAGGCACGCTCTCGCAGGGCGTGCGGGCCTTCGGACTACGCAGGAGCCGATACATCGGCCAAGCCAGGACCGGACTGCAGCAGGTGTGCGTGGCCGCAGCGATGAACGCCGCGCGGGTCGTACACTGGTTGGCGGCAGTGCCGCGAGCCAGGACGCGCACGACACGCTTCGCAGCCTTGGCACAGGCCGCCTGA
- a CDS encoding Lrp/AsnC ligand binding domain-containing protein, with protein sequence MKTFFVQIKCEIGKTYEVSDSLLAMSIASEIYSTAGRFDIMAKFHVDNDVDIGLFVNAFLLRLSNVRDSETIIAFKAFL encoded by the coding sequence ATGAAGACCTTCTTTGTCCAAATCAAATGCGAAATCGGCAAGACTTACGAGGTGTCCGATTCGCTTCTGGCCATGAGCATCGCATCGGAAATCTATTCGACGGCTGGCAGGTTCGACATCATGGCCAAATTCCACGTCGACAACGACGTCGATATCGGGCTGTTCGTCAACGCGTTCCTGCTGCGCCTCAGCAACGTCAGGGACTCCGAGACGATCATCGCGTTCAAGGCTTTTCTCTGA
- the garD gene encoding galactarate dehydratase — MSAPPAEDAAARTSGDAPRTIRLHASDNVAIVVNAFGLPAGTAFPDGTELREFVPQGHKVALADIAPGEPVRRYGEVVGYATEAIPRGGWVEESRVETPTAPDLDTLDLTPRPPAPLPPLEGYTFEGFRNSDGSVGTKNILAISTSVQCVAGTLDVAIRRIRAELLPRYPNVDDVVGLTHAYGCGVAINAPEAVIPIRTLQNLARNPNFGGQVMVVGLGCEKLVSERLLPDGAPTGGVEAGLTGGVTRLQDEQHAGFGTMLDTILAMAEERLAVLDRRRRETCPASDLVVGLQCGGSDAFSGVTANPAMGVCADMLVACGATVLFSEVTEVRDAIHLLTPRAATPEVARALVREMAWYDAYLAKGGADRRANPSPGNKRGGLNNIVEKALGSVAKSGTAAISGVLAPGERVRERGLIFAATPASDFVCGTLQLASGITLQVFSTGRGTPYGLAQAPVIKVATRTELAERWSDLIDFDAGRVATGRMTIEEAGRELFRLILDVASGRKRPWSDRWGLFNDLTLFNPAPVT; from the coding sequence ATGAGCGCGCCCCCGGCGGAGGACGCGGCCGCGCGGACCTCGGGCGACGCCCCGCGCACGATCCGGCTGCACGCCAGCGACAACGTGGCGATCGTCGTCAACGCCTTCGGCCTGCCCGCCGGGACCGCCTTCCCCGACGGGACGGAGCTTCGGGAATTCGTGCCGCAGGGCCACAAGGTGGCGCTCGCCGACATCGCGCCGGGCGAGCCCGTGCGCCGCTACGGCGAGGTGGTGGGTTACGCGACGGAAGCCATCCCGCGCGGCGGCTGGGTCGAGGAATCGCGCGTCGAGACCCCGACCGCCCCCGACCTGGACACCCTCGACCTCACGCCCCGCCCGCCCGCGCCGTTGCCGCCCCTCGAAGGCTACACCTTCGAGGGGTTCCGCAACTCGGACGGCTCGGTCGGCACCAAGAACATCCTCGCCATCTCCACCAGCGTGCAGTGCGTGGCCGGCACCCTCGACGTGGCGATCCGGCGGATCAGGGCGGAGCTGCTGCCGCGCTACCCCAACGTCGACGACGTGGTTGGCCTGACCCACGCCTACGGCTGCGGCGTGGCGATCAACGCCCCCGAGGCGGTGATCCCGATCCGCACCCTCCAGAACCTCGCGCGCAACCCGAACTTCGGCGGGCAGGTCATGGTGGTGGGGCTGGGCTGCGAGAAGCTCGTCTCCGAGCGCCTGCTGCCCGACGGCGCGCCGACCGGCGGCGTGGAGGCAGGCTTGACGGGAGGCGTGACCAGGCTCCAGGACGAGCAGCACGCTGGCTTCGGCACGATGCTCGACACGATCCTGGCAATGGCCGAGGAGCGGCTCGCCGTGCTCGACCGGCGCCGGCGCGAGACCTGCCCGGCCTCCGACCTCGTGGTCGGCCTGCAATGCGGCGGCAGCGACGCGTTCTCGGGGGTGACCGCCAACCCGGCGATGGGGGTCTGCGCGGACATGCTGGTGGCTTGCGGCGCCACGGTGCTGTTCTCCGAGGTGACGGAGGTGCGCGACGCGATCCACCTGCTTACCCCGCGCGCGGCGACCCCCGAGGTCGCTCGCGCGCTGGTGCGGGAGATGGCGTGGTACGACGCCTACCTCGCCAAGGGCGGGGCCGACCGGCGCGCCAACCCGTCGCCCGGCAACAAGCGGGGCGGCCTCAACAACATCGTCGAGAAGGCGCTGGGCTCCGTGGCCAAGTCCGGCACCGCGGCGATCAGCGGCGTGCTGGCGCCGGGCGAGCGGGTGCGGGAGCGCGGCCTGATCTTCGCCGCGACGCCGGCCAGCGACTTCGTCTGCGGCACGCTGCAGCTCGCCTCGGGGATCACGCTGCAGGTGTTCTCCACCGGGCGCGGCACGCCCTACGGACTGGCGCAGGCGCCGGTGATCAAGGTCGCCACCCGCACGGAACTCGCCGAGCGCTGGTCGGACCTGATCGACTTCGACGCAGGCCGCGTCGCCACCGGGCGGATGACGATCGAGGAGGCCGGCCGCGAACTGTTCCGGCTGATCCTCGACGTGGCGAGCGGGCGCAAACGGCCGTGGTCGGACCGCTGGGGCCTGTTCAACGACCTAACCCTGTTCAACCCCGCGCCCGTCACCTGA
- a CDS encoding aldehyde dehydrogenase (NADP(+)), with translation MSLVGGEAVPGGGAPFRAVEAATGAEIEPGFAPAAPEAVDRACALAEAALDAYRETAPEARAAFLERIAGNILDLGDGLIARCMAESGLPWARLEGERARTVGQLRMFAGVVRDGGFLGSRVDPALPERKPLPRPDLRLRNVAVGPVAVFGASNFPLAFSVAGGDTASALAAGCPVVAKAHPAHPGTSELVGRAVARAVSACGLPAGVFSLLFDGGIAVGERLVADPRIAAVGFTGSRAGGTALMRIAAARPAPIPVYAEMSSINPVVLFPAALAARGAAIGRAFVAALTLGAGQFCTNPGLVLAVEGAGLDAFVAGAAGALEGAAAQTMLTPGIGRAYRAGVDALAGNPAVEVLARGQAGGDHQGRPMLFATDARSFLADRHLAEEVFGAASLVVRCRDMGEVRAVLERLEGQLTAALHIDADDHAAARGLLPLLERRVGRILVDGFGTGVEVGHAMVHGGPYPATSDGRTTSVGSLAIGRFLRPVCYQDLPDALLPDALKAGNPLGIKRLVDGGRDA, from the coding sequence ATGAGCCTGGTGGGCGGGGAGGCGGTCCCCGGCGGGGGCGCTCCCTTCCGGGCGGTGGAGGCAGCCACGGGGGCGGAGATCGAGCCCGGCTTCGCCCCGGCCGCGCCGGAGGCGGTCGACCGCGCCTGCGCGCTGGCCGAGGCCGCCCTCGACGCCTACCGCGAGACCGCGCCGGAGGCGCGCGCCGCCTTCCTGGAGCGGATCGCGGGGAACATCCTGGACCTCGGCGACGGCCTGATCGCACGCTGCATGGCCGAGAGCGGCCTGCCGTGGGCGCGCCTGGAGGGCGAGCGCGCCCGCACCGTCGGCCAGTTGCGCATGTTCGCCGGCGTCGTGCGCGACGGCGGCTTCCTCGGCTCGCGCGTCGATCCGGCCCTGCCGGAACGCAAGCCCCTGCCCCGGCCGGACCTGCGCCTGCGCAACGTCGCGGTCGGGCCCGTGGCGGTGTTCGGCGCCTCGAACTTCCCGCTCGCCTTCTCGGTGGCTGGCGGCGACACCGCCTCGGCGCTCGCCGCCGGTTGCCCGGTGGTGGCCAAGGCGCACCCCGCCCATCCCGGCACGTCGGAGCTGGTCGGGCGCGCGGTGGCGCGGGCGGTCTCGGCGTGCGGCCTGCCCGCGGGCGTGTTCTCGCTGCTGTTCGACGGCGGCATCGCCGTCGGCGAGCGGCTGGTGGCCGACCCGCGCATCGCGGCGGTGGGGTTCACCGGCTCGCGGGCCGGCGGCACGGCGCTGATGCGGATCGCCGCCGCGCGTCCCGCGCCGATCCCGGTCTACGCCGAGATGAGTTCGATCAACCCGGTCGTGCTGTTCCCGGCCGCACTGGCCGCCCGCGGTGCCGCGATCGGCCGGGCGTTCGTGGCCGCGCTGACGCTGGGCGCGGGCCAGTTCTGCACCAACCCCGGCCTCGTGCTCGCGGTGGAGGGGGCGGGGCTCGACGCGTTCGTGGCCGGCGCCGCGGGGGCGCTCGAAGGCGCGGCGGCGCAGACGATGCTGACCCCGGGCATCGGCCGGGCTTACCGCGCGGGCGTGGACGCGCTGGCGGGCAACCCCGCGGTGGAGGTGCTGGCCCGCGGGCAGGCCGGCGGCGACCATCAGGGCCGGCCGATGCTGTTCGCCACCGACGCGCGGTCCTTCCTTGCCGATCGTCATCTGGCTGAGGAGGTGTTCGGCGCGGCCTCGCTGGTTGTACGCTGCCGGGACATGGGCGAGGTCCGCGCGGTGCTGGAACGGCTGGAGGGCCAGCTCACGGCCGCCCTCCACATCGACGCGGACGACCACGCGGCGGCGCGTGGGCTGCTGCCGTTGCTCGAGCGGCGGGTCGGGCGCATCCTGGTCGACGGCTTCGGCACGGGCGTCGAGGTGGGTCACGCGATGGTGCACGGCGGGCCCTACCCGGCCACCTCGGACGGGCGCACCACCTCGGTGGGCAGCCTCGCGATCGGGCGCTTCCTGCGCCCGGTCTGCTACCAGGATCTGCCCGACGCCTTGCTGCCGGACGCCCTCAAAGCTGGGAATCCGCTCGGCATCAAGCGTCTGGTCGACGGAGGCCGCGATGCCTGA
- the gudD gene encoding glucarate dehydratase, whose protein sequence is MPFEQTQHAARNTPVVTGMRVVPVAGRDSMLLNLSGAHGPYFTRNLVVLTDSTGATGLGEVPGGEGIRGVLEEAQDLVVGRPLGAWQTALNAMRARFAGRDPDGRGLQTFDLRVAIHAVTAVESAFLDLLGQFLDVPVAALLGEGQQREAVEMLGYLFYVGDSRRTGLPYREPRGRDGWLRLRDEEALTPRAVVRLAEAARDAYGFNDFKLKGGVLAGEAEIEAVTAIKARFPDARVTLDPNGAWSLSEAITLCKGRGDVLAYAEDPCGAEAGFSGREVMAEFRRATGLPTATNMIATDWRQMNHAIQLGAVDIPLADPHFWTLAGSVRVAQLCRDHGLTWGSHSNNHFDVSLAMFTHAAAAAPGRVTAIDTHWIWQDGQRLTREPLAIRGGLVRVPERPGLGIEIDWAEVEAAHDLYRRHGLGARDDAAAMQALIPGWTFDNKRPCLVR, encoded by the coding sequence ATGCCGTTCGAACAGACGCAGCACGCCGCCCGCAACACCCCCGTCGTGACCGGGATGCGGGTGGTGCCCGTGGCCGGCCGCGACAGCATGCTCCTGAATCTGTCCGGCGCGCACGGGCCGTACTTCACCCGCAACCTCGTGGTGCTCACCGACTCGACCGGCGCCACGGGGCTCGGCGAGGTGCCCGGCGGCGAGGGCATCCGCGGGGTGCTGGAGGAGGCGCAAGACCTCGTCGTCGGCCGGCCGCTGGGGGCGTGGCAGACCGCGCTCAACGCGATGCGCGCCCGCTTCGCCGGCCGTGACCCCGACGGGCGGGGCCTCCAGACCTTCGACCTGCGGGTGGCGATCCACGCGGTCACGGCGGTCGAGTCCGCCTTCCTCGACCTGCTCGGCCAGTTCCTGGACGTGCCGGTGGCCGCGCTCCTCGGCGAGGGCCAGCAGCGCGAGGCAGTCGAGATGCTGGGCTACCTGTTCTACGTCGGCGACAGCCGCCGCACGGGCCTGCCCTACCGCGAACCGCGAGGCCGCGACGGCTGGCTGCGTCTGCGCGACGAGGAGGCGCTGACCCCCCGGGCCGTCGTGCGGCTGGCCGAGGCCGCCCGCGACGCCTACGGGTTCAACGACTTCAAGCTCAAGGGCGGCGTGCTGGCCGGCGAGGCGGAGATCGAGGCGGTCACCGCGATCAAGGCGCGCTTCCCCGACGCCCGGGTCACCCTCGACCCGAACGGCGCGTGGTCGCTCTCCGAGGCGATCACCCTGTGCAAGGGCCGGGGCGACGTGCTGGCCTACGCCGAGGACCCCTGCGGTGCGGAGGCCGGCTTCTCCGGCCGCGAGGTGATGGCCGAGTTCCGCCGCGCCACCGGCCTGCCCACCGCCACCAACATGATCGCCACCGACTGGCGGCAGATGAACCACGCCATCCAGCTCGGCGCGGTCGACATCCCGTTGGCCGACCCGCACTTCTGGACGCTGGCCGGCTCCGTGCGCGTCGCCCAACTGTGCCGCGACCACGGCCTGACCTGGGGCTCGCACTCCAACAACCACTTCGACGTGTCGCTGGCGATGTTCACCCACGCGGCCGCGGCCGCCCCGGGGCGCGTGACCGCCATCGACACGCACTGGATCTGGCAGGACGGCCAGCGCCTGACCCGGGAGCCGCTGGCGATCCGCGGCGGGCTGGTGCGCGTGCCGGAGCGGCCGGGCCTCGGGATCGAGATTGACTGGGCCGAGGTCGAGGCGGCCCACGATCTCTACCGGCGGCACGGGCTCGGCGCCCGCGACGACGCGGCGGCGATGCAGGCGCTGATCCCGGGCTGGACCTTCGACAACAAGCGCCCCTGCCTGGTGCGCTGA
- a CDS encoding MFS transporter: protein MDITTSGITTTPAAAGAGSATDAGARRGRVRLLIALMLFAATAINYADRATISIAGPDMARELGLTPVQMGYVFSAFAWSYVLAQIPGGWLLDRFGVKWVYAASIGLWSVFTLLQGGIGFLTGLAAVAVLFALRLIVGLTEAPAFPANARIVAAWFPARERGMASAFFNSAQYFATVLFMPLMAWIVHTFSWHHVFTVMGLLGVAFAVLWLRVVHGPEDHPQIGRAEREYIREGGALMVMDGAVSGGVGQAGRTLRQLLGSRMLLGIYFGQYFITVLTYFFLTWFPVYLVKERGLSILQAGFAAVLPALCGFIGALLGGFISDVLLRRGHSLTAARKIPIVAGMLVSMAIVGCNYVQADALVVGLMALAFFGKGVGALGWAVVADTSPRESGGLSGGLFNTFGNTAGITTPIVIGYIVQATGSFNGALVFVGANALAAVFCYLVVVGRIRRVELAPQG from the coding sequence ATGGACATCACGACATCCGGCATCACGACCACGCCGGCGGCCGCGGGCGCCGGCTCGGCCACCGACGCGGGCGCGCGGCGCGGCCGCGTGCGCCTGCTCATCGCGCTGATGCTGTTCGCGGCCACGGCGATCAACTACGCCGACCGCGCGACCATCTCGATCGCCGGCCCGGACATGGCCCGCGAGCTCGGGCTCACCCCCGTGCAGATGGGCTACGTGTTCTCGGCCTTCGCGTGGTCCTACGTGCTGGCGCAGATCCCCGGCGGCTGGCTCCTGGACCGCTTCGGGGTGAAGTGGGTCTACGCCGCCTCGATCGGCCTGTGGTCGGTCTTCACCCTGCTTCAGGGCGGGATCGGCTTCCTCACCGGGCTCGCGGCCGTCGCCGTCCTGTTCGCCCTGCGCCTCATCGTCGGGCTGACCGAGGCGCCGGCCTTCCCGGCCAACGCGCGCATCGTCGCCGCGTGGTTCCCCGCCCGCGAGCGCGGCATGGCCTCGGCCTTCTTCAACTCGGCGCAGTACTTCGCCACCGTGCTGTTCATGCCGCTGATGGCCTGGATCGTCCACACCTTCAGTTGGCACCACGTCTTCACGGTGATGGGGCTGTTGGGCGTCGCCTTCGCCGTCCTGTGGCTGCGCGTCGTCCACGGCCCGGAGGACCACCCGCAGATCGGCCGCGCCGAGCGCGAGTACATCCGCGAGGGCGGCGCGCTGATGGTCATGGACGGTGCCGTCTCCGGCGGGGTCGGGCAGGCCGGCCGCACCCTGCGCCAGCTCCTCGGGAGCCGCATGCTGCTCGGCATCTACTTCGGGCAGTACTTCATCACGGTGCTCACCTACTTCTTCCTCACGTGGTTCCCGGTCTATCTCGTGAAGGAGCGCGGCCTGTCGATCCTGCAGGCGGGTTTCGCGGCGGTGCTGCCGGCCCTGTGCGGCTTCATCGGCGCCCTCCTGGGCGGCTTCATCTCGGACGTGCTGCTGCGCCGCGGCCATTCGCTCACCGCCGCCCGCAAGATCCCGATCGTGGCCGGCATGCTGGTCTCGATGGCGATCGTGGGCTGCAACTACGTCCAGGCCGACGCGCTGGTCGTCGGGCTGATGGCGCTGGCCTTCTTCGGCAAGGGCGTGGGGGCGCTGGGCTGGGCGGTGGTGGCCGACACCTCGCCGCGGGAGAGCGGCGGCCTGTCGGGCGGCCTGTTCAACACCTTCGGCAACACCGCCGGCATCACGACGCCGATCGTCATCGGCTACATCGTCCAGGCGACCGGCTCGTTCAACGGCGCCCTGGTGTTCGTGGGCGCCAACGCCCTGGCGGCGGTGTTCTGCTACCTCGTCGTGGTCGGTCGGATCCGCCGCGTCGAACTCGCCCCTCAGGGCTGA
- the kdgD gene encoding 5-dehydro-4-deoxyglucarate dehydratase produces the protein MARMTPAEMAKALGSGLLSFPVTHFRDDLAFDEGAYRNNLSRLADHPVAGLFAAGGTGEFFSLTPAEVDRVLRAAVEETCGRVPVIAPTGHGTAIAVELARAAEAAGADGLLLLPPYLVGSEQEGLAAHVEAVCRATRLGVIVYNRANAQLNERTLADLCERCPNLVGFKDGVGDVELMTRVYAGLGDRLTYVGGLPTAETFALPYLEMGVTTYSSAIFNFLPEWALSFYAAVRARDRDAVYAELRDFVLPYIAIRNRRRGYAVSIVKAGMTAVGRHAGPVRPPLTDLDAAELAELKALIGDRR, from the coding sequence ATGGCGCGGATGACCCCTGCGGAGATGGCCAAGGCCCTGGGCTCCGGCCTGCTCTCGTTCCCGGTCACGCACTTCCGCGACGATCTCGCCTTCGACGAGGGCGCCTACCGCAACAACCTCTCGCGCCTGGCCGACCACCCCGTCGCCGGGCTGTTCGCCGCCGGCGGCACCGGCGAGTTCTTCTCCCTCACCCCCGCCGAGGTCGACCGCGTGCTGCGCGCCGCCGTCGAGGAGACCTGCGGGCGCGTGCCGGTCATCGCGCCGACCGGCCACGGCACGGCCATCGCCGTCGAGCTGGCCCGGGCGGCCGAGGCGGCGGGCGCCGACGGGCTGCTGCTGCTGCCGCCCTACCTCGTCGGTTCCGAGCAGGAGGGGCTGGCCGCCCACGTCGAGGCCGTATGCCGGGCGACCCGGCTCGGCGTCATCGTCTACAACCGCGCCAATGCGCAACTCAACGAGCGGACTCTCGCCGACCTGTGCGAGCGCTGCCCCAACCTCGTCGGTTTCAAGGACGGGGTCGGCGACGTCGAGCTGATGACCCGGGTCTACGCCGGGCTCGGCGACCGTCTGACATACGTCGGCGGCCTGCCGACCGCCGAGACCTTCGCCCTGCCGTATCTGGAGATGGGAGTGACCACCTACTCCTCGGCGATCTTCAATTTTCTGCCGGAGTGGGCGCTGTCGTTCTACGCCGCGGTCCGCGCCCGCGACCGGGACGCGGTCTACGCCGAGCTGCGCGACTTCGTGCTGCCCTACATCGCGATCCGCAACCGTCGACGCGGCTACGCGGTCTCGATCGTCAAGGCCGGCATGACCGCCGTCGGGCGCCACGCCGGCCCGGTGCGCCCGCCGCTCACCGACCTCGACGCGGCCGAACTGGCCGAACTGAAGGCGCTGATCGGCGACCGCCGCTGA
- a CDS encoding LysR family transcriptional regulator — MFDLGHARSFVAVAEELHFGRAAARLNLTQSPLSRQVQMLERALGVDLLERSTRAVRLTPAGRTFLAEAHRVLAAVDSAEQVTRRTARGESGLVRLGFTAASAYRTLPRLVAHLRARLPGIDLMLEEMVSGEQILALEGNRIDLALLRPSPALAEGAIAAVPLARERLVLAVPRNHALAAGRAPTVRDLHGEPFVTWSPRGGRYFIDLLDALFEASGVRPRVVQRVNQVHAMLALVGAGLGVALVPEGVRGVRVADVALRSIRLPATARPELLLASRKDDPNPCLDAVRSAVLDATS; from the coding sequence ATGTTCGACCTGGGCCACGCCCGCAGCTTCGTCGCGGTCGCCGAGGAACTGCACTTCGGCCGCGCCGCCGCGCGCCTGAACCTGACCCAGTCGCCCCTGTCGCGGCAGGTCCAGATGCTGGAGCGGGCGCTCGGCGTCGACCTCCTGGAGCGCTCCACCCGCGCGGTCCGCCTGACGCCCGCCGGGCGCACCTTCCTGGCCGAGGCACACCGGGTGCTGGCGGCGGTCGACAGCGCGGAGCAGGTCACCCGCCGCACCGCCCGCGGCGAGAGCGGCCTCGTGCGGCTCGGCTTCACCGCGGCCTCGGCCTACCGCACCCTGCCGCGGCTCGTGGCGCACCTGCGCGCGCGCCTGCCAGGGATCGACCTCATGCTGGAGGAGATGGTCTCCGGCGAGCAGATCCTGGCGCTGGAGGGCAACCGGATCGACCTCGCGCTGCTTCGTCCCTCGCCGGCGCTGGCCGAGGGCGCGATCGCCGCGGTCCCGCTGGCGCGTGAGCGTCTCGTCCTGGCGGTGCCGCGGAACCACGCGCTCGCCGCCGGGCGCGCGCCCACGGTGCGCGACCTCCACGGGGAGCCGTTCGTCACGTGGTCGCCGCGCGGCGGGCGCTACTTCATCGACCTGCTCGACGCGCTGTTCGAGGCGAGCGGCGTGCGCCCGCGGGTCGTGCAGCGGGTCAACCAAGTCCACGCGATGCTGGCACTGGTCGGCGCGGGCCTCGGCGTGGCGCTGGTGCCGGAGGGCGTCCGCGGTGTCCGCGTCGCGGACGTCGCGCTGCGGTCGATCCGCCTGCCGGCGACGGCGCGGCCCGAACTGCTCCTGGCCTCGCGCAAGGACGACCCGAACCCGTGCCTGGACGCCGTGCGCAGCGCGGTATTGGACGCGACCTCATAG
- a CDS encoding aldolase translates to MSPLPPCPAPRLAVVVADPAACLAATPHATPHATDTLVLEPAVILAGPVPRLRAARPDLTIYATLDGADDPALDGIVAQAPDGLLLRDARSGRDVADLGGRLAVREAEAGLPDGGIAILAAIHHPLGVLDAQNFVGASPRLGGLGLDRNALAASLGEGDALVQARGMIRIAAAAAGVTMFEVLDSKASARPAASRQEGLGLLVLRESTR, encoded by the coding sequence ATGAGCCCTCTGCCGCCCTGTCCCGCGCCCCGCCTCGCCGTCGTGGTCGCGGACCCGGCGGCGTGTCTCGCGGCGACGCCCCATGCGACACCCCATGCGACGGACACGCTCGTGCTGGAGCCCGCCGTGATCCTGGCGGGGCCCGTGCCCCGTCTGCGGGCCGCGCGGCCCGATCTGACGATCTACGCCACCCTCGACGGTGCGGACGATCCGGCGCTCGACGGCATCGTCGCGCAAGCCCCGGACGGCCTGTTGCTGCGCGACGCCCGCTCCGGCCGCGACGTGGCCGATCTCGGCGGCCGGCTCGCCGTCCGCGAGGCCGAGGCCGGCCTGCCCGATGGCGGCATCGCCATCCTCGCCGCGATCCACCATCCCCTCGGCGTGCTCGACGCGCAAAACTTCGTCGGTGCGAGCCCACGGCTCGGCGGGCTCGGCCTCGACCGGAACGCGCTCGCCGCGTCCCTGGGGGAGGGCGACGCGCTCGTCCAGGCCCGCGGCATGATCCGGATCGCCGCCGCCGCGGCGGGCGTCACGATGTTCGAGGTGCTCGACTCGAAAGCGAGCGCGAGGCCCGCGGCATCGCGGCAGGAGGGGCTCGGATTGCTCGTCCTGCGCGAATCGACCCGATGA
- a CDS encoding transglycosylase SLT domain-containing protein has translation MFLFTHAPIGTRETAAPARIGTASGEVVDAIREGAQTSGVGFDYLLATAQRESSLNPSAKASTSTATGLFQFIEQTWLGVMKSTGPKLGLSTYADAITTGADGRYTVADPTTRQAILDLRRDPKISATLAGALTQRNGEALTAALGREPNAGDLYAAHVLGAKGAAALIASAQASPGRAAALDLPEAAAANRGLFYDRAGQPRSSSELYALLSQATGQAAGQAASGTATPVATAAAETDPPTAYASLEGGLRSLFQTDRRQGAISDGVAKLWQSRAAGTAARAAPTYFPRSDGWSEAEPAAQAGAAPAAAQSAPAAQAIVVPLPPRRPAGLTAAPAAAFMAGPATDPATAATTTRSPPNAKSSLFDSSSYRLRNGS, from the coding sequence ATGTTCCTGTTCACCCATGCTCCCATCGGCACCCGCGAGACGGCCGCGCCCGCACGGATCGGGACCGCGAGCGGCGAGGTCGTCGACGCGATTCGCGAGGGGGCGCAGACGAGCGGCGTCGGCTTCGACTACCTGCTCGCCACGGCGCAGCGCGAATCGAGCCTCAACCCGTCGGCCAAGGCGAGCACCTCCACCGCCACCGGCCTGTTCCAGTTCATCGAGCAGACCTGGCTCGGGGTGATGAAGAGCACCGGGCCCAAGCTCGGCCTCTCCACCTACGCCGACGCCATCACGACGGGCGCAGACGGCCGCTACACCGTGGCCGATCCCACCACCCGGCAGGCGATCCTCGACCTGCGCCGCGACCCGAAGATCTCGGCGACGCTCGCGGGCGCGCTGACGCAGCGCAACGGCGAGGCGCTGACGGCGGCGCTGGGCCGCGAGCCGAATGCGGGCGACCTCTACGCCGCCCACGTGCTCGGCGCGAAGGGGGCTGCCGCGCTGATCGCCTCCGCCCAGGCGAGCCCGGGCCGCGCCGCCGCCCTCGACCTGCCGGAGGCGGCCGCCGCCAACCGCGGCCTGTTCTACGATCGGGCCGGGCAGCCGCGCAGTTCCTCCGAACTCTACGCGCTCTTGAGCCAGGCGACGGGTCAAGCGGCCGGCCAGGCGGCCTCCGGCACGGCGACCCCGGTCGCGACCGCCGCGGCGGAGACCGACCCGCCGACCGCCTACGCCTCGCTGGAGGGCGGCCTCCGCTCGCTGTTCCAGACCGACCGGCGCCAGGGGGCGATCTCGGACGGCGTGGCCAAGCTCTGGCAGAGCCGCGCCGCGGGCACGGCGGCTCGGGCCGCCCCGACCTACTTCCCGCGCTCCGACGGCTGGAGCGAGGCCGAGCCGGCGGCCCAGGCCGGCGCAGCTCCGGCCGCGGCGCAGAGCGCGCCCGCCGCGCAGGCCATCGTCGTGCCGCTGCCGCCGCGCCGGCCCGCCGGGCTGACGGCGGCCCCGGCGGCGGCCTTCATGGCCGGCCCGGCCACGGACCCGGCAACCGCCGCGACGACGACCCGTTCGCCGCCGAACGCCAAAAGCTCGCTGTTCGATTCCTCCTCCTACCGGCTCAGGAACGGCTCATGA